In Ahaetulla prasina isolate Xishuangbanna chromosome 5, ASM2864084v1, whole genome shotgun sequence, the following are encoded in one genomic region:
- the MFSD9 gene encoding major facilitator superfamily domain-containing protein 9 isoform X7, which produces MISSLQKSTRWPRRLPNLCNPRRRRPKVKLSLFLLLLLRLHWPPRPAPHPRHLPTQRLPFASLPGRPVAGHLPAQGVPGCGGVVFPPFAPRRMENGGGGNDPLSPFLEEVERPQAVAVAASLSSLFRGRAVWPNRFLLCLYAVGFLDFFGVSMVVPLLNLHVKSLGVSSTIAGVVGSLYGILQLFSSTLVGSWSDLVGRPHCLLVCILFSALGYFVLSISTNVFLFAIARTFVGIFKHTHSVSKVLISDMVPKKERLLVIGYFNAFSNFGFILGPVVGGYLTELEGGFYLTAFICASIFVLNAVVFWMLLRYGKKMHSREWAIINKARSYISEEVKHGLNTATSSYKAMSSAHPRNSSCIEVMSVLKRLGSVANSNLWDVFLVMPVEFGPSQLCRQRRHASGPICHGILAGGVQKSLQYHHTCPLEHLAPFLLNKVSSHPSNLHLKDLDMPVDMGPQCGRGFTLEVVDRLKTNPCSFYSLPPNLSVRVEYLYFL; this is translated from the exons ATGATATCCAGCCTCCAGAAGAGCACAAGGTGGCCAAGGAGGCTTCCCAACCTGTGCAACCCAAGACGGCGCCGGCCGAAAGTAAAACTgtcacttttcttgttgctgttgttgcgaCTGCACTGGCCGCCTCGCCCCGCCCCACATCCCCGTCATCTTCCTACGCAGCGGCTGCCTTTCGCTTCTCTCCCCGGTCGCCCGGTTGCCGGACACCTACCTGCTCAGGGCGTGCCGGGCTGCGGCGGGGTTGTTTTCCCCCCTTTCGCCCCGCGACGCATGGAGAATGGAGGAGGCGGGAACGACCCGCTTAGCCCTTTTCTGGAGGAGGTGGAAAGGCCccaggcggtggcggtggcggcctcGTTGTCGTCGTTATTCCGAGGCAGGGCTGTTTGGCCCAACCGATTCTTGCTGTGCCTCTACGCGGTGGGCTTTCTG GATTTCTTTGGTGTCAGTATGGTTGTTCCCTTATTAAATCTTCATGTGAAATCTTTAGGAGTGAGTTCAACAATTGCAGGAGTGGTAG gaTCTTTATATGGAATACTCCAactcttttccagcaccttagtG GGATCTTGGAGTGATCTAGTTGGAAGACCCCATTGCCTACTTGTATGCATCCTCTTCAGTGCATTAGGTTATTTTGTGCTTAGCATATCCaccaatgtgtttttatttgccattGCTCGAACCTTTGTGG GTATTTTCAAGCATACACATTCCGTTTCCAAAGTGCTCATTTCTGACATGGTTCCTAAGAAAGAGCGCCTCTTAGTAATTGGATATTTCAATGCTTTTTCGAATTTTGGTTTCATTTTGGGACCAGTTGTTGGAGGCTATCTTACAGAGCTGGAAGGTGGTTTTTACCTGACTGCATTCATCTGTGCTTCCATCTTTGTCTTGAATGCTG TTGTTTTTTGGATGTTGCTACGGTATGGAAAAAAGATGCACAGTCGTGAATGGGCCATTATTAACAAAGCCAGAAGTTATATTTCAGAAGAAGTAAAGCACGGCCTTAATACTGCAACTTCATCTTAcaaagccatgtcatctgctcaTCCTAGGAACTCCTCTTGCATTGAAGTTATGTCTGTGCTGAAGAGGCTTGGCAGTGTTGCAAATTCTAATCTGTGGGATGTTTTTTTG GTTATGCCAGTGGAGTTTGGGCCGTCTCAATTGTGCCGGCAGAGGAGGCATGCTTCAGGCCCCATTTGCCATGGTATTCTGGCTGGTGGAGTCCAGAAGAGCCTTCAGTACCATCACACCTGCCCTTTGGAGCATCTTGCCCCCTTCCTCCTGAATAAGGTCAGTTCCCACCCTTCTAATCTTCATCTTAAAGACCTGGATATGCCAGTTGACATGGGGCCGCAATGTGGGAGGGGCTTCACTTTGGAGGTGGTTGATAGATTAAAAACAAATCCCTGCTCATtctactccctccctcccaatcttTCAGTTAGGGTtgagtatttatattttttatag
- the MFSD9 gene encoding major facilitator superfamily domain-containing protein 9 isoform X6, with amino-acid sequence MISSLQKSTRWPRRLPNLCNPRRRRPKVKLSLFLLLLLRLHWPPRPAPHPRHLPTQRLPFASLPGRPVAGHLPAQGVPGCGGVVFPPFAPRRMENGGGGNDPLSPFLEEVERPQAVAVAASLSSLFRGRAVWPNRFLLCLYAVGFLDFFGVSMVVPLLNLHVKSLGVSSTIAGVVGSLYGILQLFSSTLVGSWSDLVGRPHCLLVCILFSALGYFVLSISTNVFLFAIARTFVGIFKHTHSVSKVLISDMVPKKERLLVIGYFNAFSNFGFILGPVVGGYLTELEGGFYLTAFICASIFVLNAVVFWMLLRYGKKMHSREWAIINKARSYISEEVKHGLNTATSSYKAMSSAHPRNSSCIEVMSVLKRLGSVANSNLWDVFLNTLPEVFQHWNGSFHLSKVMPVEFGPSQLCRQRRHASGPICHGILAGGVQKSLQYHHTCPLEHLAPFLLNKVSSHPSNLHLKDLDMPVDMGPQCGRGFTLEVVDRLKTNPCSFYSLPPNLSVRVEYLYFL; translated from the exons ATGATATCCAGCCTCCAGAAGAGCACAAGGTGGCCAAGGAGGCTTCCCAACCTGTGCAACCCAAGACGGCGCCGGCCGAAAGTAAAACTgtcacttttcttgttgctgttgttgcgaCTGCACTGGCCGCCTCGCCCCGCCCCACATCCCCGTCATCTTCCTACGCAGCGGCTGCCTTTCGCTTCTCTCCCCGGTCGCCCGGTTGCCGGACACCTACCTGCTCAGGGCGTGCCGGGCTGCGGCGGGGTTGTTTTCCCCCCTTTCGCCCCGCGACGCATGGAGAATGGAGGAGGCGGGAACGACCCGCTTAGCCCTTTTCTGGAGGAGGTGGAAAGGCCccaggcggtggcggtggcggcctcGTTGTCGTCGTTATTCCGAGGCAGGGCTGTTTGGCCCAACCGATTCTTGCTGTGCCTCTACGCGGTGGGCTTTCTG GATTTCTTTGGTGTCAGTATGGTTGTTCCCTTATTAAATCTTCATGTGAAATCTTTAGGAGTGAGTTCAACAATTGCAGGAGTGGTAG gaTCTTTATATGGAATACTCCAactcttttccagcaccttagtG GGATCTTGGAGTGATCTAGTTGGAAGACCCCATTGCCTACTTGTATGCATCCTCTTCAGTGCATTAGGTTATTTTGTGCTTAGCATATCCaccaatgtgtttttatttgccattGCTCGAACCTTTGTGG GTATTTTCAAGCATACACATTCCGTTTCCAAAGTGCTCATTTCTGACATGGTTCCTAAGAAAGAGCGCCTCTTAGTAATTGGATATTTCAATGCTTTTTCGAATTTTGGTTTCATTTTGGGACCAGTTGTTGGAGGCTATCTTACAGAGCTGGAAGGTGGTTTTTACCTGACTGCATTCATCTGTGCTTCCATCTTTGTCTTGAATGCTG TTGTTTTTTGGATGTTGCTACGGTATGGAAAAAAGATGCACAGTCGTGAATGGGCCATTATTAACAAAGCCAGAAGTTATATTTCAGAAGAAGTAAAGCACGGCCTTAATACTGCAACTTCATCTTAcaaagccatgtcatctgctcaTCCTAGGAACTCCTCTTGCATTGAAGTTATGTCTGTGCTGAAGAGGCTTGGCAGTGTTGCAAATTCTAATCTGTGGGATGTTTTTTTG AACACCCTCCCAGAGGTTTTCCAACACTGGAACGGATCATTCCACTTATCAAAG GTTATGCCAGTGGAGTTTGGGCCGTCTCAATTGTGCCGGCAGAGGAGGCATGCTTCAGGCCCCATTTGCCATGGTATTCTGGCTGGTGGAGTCCAGAAGAGCCTTCAGTACCATCACACCTGCCCTTTGGAGCATCTTGCCCCCTTCCTCCTGAATAAGGTCAGTTCCCACCCTTCTAATCTTCATCTTAAAGACCTGGATATGCCAGTTGACATGGGGCCGCAATGTGGGAGGGGCTTCACTTTGGAGGTGGTTGATAGATTAAAAACAAATCCCTGCTCATtctactccctccctcccaatcttTCAGTTAGGGTtgagtatttatattttttatag
- the MFSD9 gene encoding major facilitator superfamily domain-containing protein 9 isoform X5: MISSLQKSTRWPRRLPNLCNPRRRRPKVKLSLFLLLLLRLHWPPRPAPHPRHLPTQRLPFASLPGRPVAGHLPAQGVPGCGGVVFPPFAPRRMENGGGGNDPLSPFLEEVERPQAVAVAASLSSLFRGRAVWPNRFLLCLYAVGFLDFFGVSMVVPLLNLHVKSLGVSSTIAGVVGSLYGILQLFSSTLVGSWSDLVGRPHCLLVCILFSALGYFVLSISTNVFLFAIARTFVGIFKHTHSVSKVLISDMVPKKERLLVIGYFNAFSNFGFILGPVVGGYLTELEGGFYLTAFICASIFVLNAVVFWMLLRYGKKMHSREWAIINKARSYISEEVKHGLNTATSSYKAMSSAHPRNSSCIEVMSVLKRLGSVANSNLWDVFLVRLLMSIAVMLYHSNFVLGLEERFGMKPKLTGYLISYGSTLGVVAGFLLGPITKYYRHNTFAMLLHSTLLTCLFMFLYSVSESLWTIVLSCTFLAFSTTVGRTCITELELMLGGDQASGMLIGVGQSVSAVGRILSPLLSGVVQEYSPRGPPILGSLLGISAVLIMVFNKSRYSVRRTMKFKNHY, translated from the exons ATGATATCCAGCCTCCAGAAGAGCACAAGGTGGCCAAGGAGGCTTCCCAACCTGTGCAACCCAAGACGGCGCCGGCCGAAAGTAAAACTgtcacttttcttgttgctgttgttgcgaCTGCACTGGCCGCCTCGCCCCGCCCCACATCCCCGTCATCTTCCTACGCAGCGGCTGCCTTTCGCTTCTCTCCCCGGTCGCCCGGTTGCCGGACACCTACCTGCTCAGGGCGTGCCGGGCTGCGGCGGGGTTGTTTTCCCCCCTTTCGCCCCGCGACGCATGGAGAATGGAGGAGGCGGGAACGACCCGCTTAGCCCTTTTCTGGAGGAGGTGGAAAGGCCccaggcggtggcggtggcggcctcGTTGTCGTCGTTATTCCGAGGCAGGGCTGTTTGGCCCAACCGATTCTTGCTGTGCCTCTACGCGGTGGGCTTTCTG GATTTCTTTGGTGTCAGTATGGTTGTTCCCTTATTAAATCTTCATGTGAAATCTTTAGGAGTGAGTTCAACAATTGCAGGAGTGGTAG gaTCTTTATATGGAATACTCCAactcttttccagcaccttagtG GGATCTTGGAGTGATCTAGTTGGAAGACCCCATTGCCTACTTGTATGCATCCTCTTCAGTGCATTAGGTTATTTTGTGCTTAGCATATCCaccaatgtgtttttatttgccattGCTCGAACCTTTGTGG GTATTTTCAAGCATACACATTCCGTTTCCAAAGTGCTCATTTCTGACATGGTTCCTAAGAAAGAGCGCCTCTTAGTAATTGGATATTTCAATGCTTTTTCGAATTTTGGTTTCATTTTGGGACCAGTTGTTGGAGGCTATCTTACAGAGCTGGAAGGTGGTTTTTACCTGACTGCATTCATCTGTGCTTCCATCTTTGTCTTGAATGCTG TTGTTTTTTGGATGTTGCTACGGTATGGAAAAAAGATGCACAGTCGTGAATGGGCCATTATTAACAAAGCCAGAAGTTATATTTCAGAAGAAGTAAAGCACGGCCTTAATACTGCAACTTCATCTTAcaaagccatgtcatctgctcaTCCTAGGAACTCCTCTTGCATTGAAGTTATGTCTGTGCTGAAGAGGCTTGGCAGTGTTGCAAATTCTAATCTGTGGGATGTTTTTTTGGTACGGCTCCTGATGTCTATTGCGGTTATGCTCTATCATAGCAATTTTGTCTTGGGCCTTGAAGAAAGATTTGGAATGAAGCCCAAACTCACTGGCTACCTAATTAGCTATGGTAGCACACTTGGAGTAGTTGCTGGCTTTCTTCTTGGACCTATCACTAAATATTATAGGCACAATACTTTTGCTATGTTATTACACTCTACTCTTCTTACCTGCCTGTTTATGTTTCTGTATTCTGTATCAGAAAGTCTTTGGACAATCGTTTTGTCTTGTACATTTTTAGCATTTTCAACCACTGTGGGACGTACGTGTATTACAGAACTTGAACTAATGCTGGGTGGGGATCAGGCCAGTGGTATGCTCATTGGTGTTGGTCAATCTGTTTCAGCTGTGGGTCGCAtactttcccctcttctctcagGTGTTGTGCAGGAATACAGTCCACGTGGCCCACCAATTCTTGGAAGCCTGTTGGGGATTTCAGCAGTTCTCATCATGGTCTTTAATAAGTCACGATATTCTGTCAGAAGGACCATGAAATTTAAAA ATCATTACTAA
- the MFSD9 gene encoding major facilitator superfamily domain-containing protein 9 isoform X3 codes for MISSLQKSTRWPRRLPNLCNPRRRRPKVKLSLFLLLLLRLHWPPRPAPHPRHLPTQRLPFASLPGRPVAGHLPAQGVPGCGGVVFPPFAPRRMENGGGGNDPLSPFLEEVERPQAVAVAASLSSLFRGRAVWPNRFLLCLYAVGFLDFFGVSMVVPLLNLHVKSLGVSSTIAGVVGSLYGILQLFSSTLVGSWSDLVGRPHCLLVCILFSALGYFVLSISTNVFLFAIARTFVGIFKHTHSVSKVLISDMVPKKERLLVIGYFNAFSNFGFILGPVVGGYLTELEGGFYLTAFICASIFVLNAVVFWMLLRYGKKMHSREWAIINKARSYISEEVKHGLNTATSSYKAMSSAHPRNSSCIEVMSVLKRLGSVANSNLWDVFLVRLLMSIAVMLYHSNFVLGLEERFGMKPKLTGYLISYGSTLGVVAGFLLGPITKYYRHNTFAMLLHSTLLTCLFMFLYSVSESLWTIVLSCTFLAFSTTVGRTCITELELMLGGDQASGMLIGVGQSVSAVGRILSPLLSGVVQEYSPRGPPILGSLLGISAVLIMVFNKSRYSVRRTMKFKTFDACRANRGGGRGLTVLSSSADSSFTVPNAGLGNSGCRKPLVVP; via the exons ATGATATCCAGCCTCCAGAAGAGCACAAGGTGGCCAAGGAGGCTTCCCAACCTGTGCAACCCAAGACGGCGCCGGCCGAAAGTAAAACTgtcacttttcttgttgctgttgttgcgaCTGCACTGGCCGCCTCGCCCCGCCCCACATCCCCGTCATCTTCCTACGCAGCGGCTGCCTTTCGCTTCTCTCCCCGGTCGCCCGGTTGCCGGACACCTACCTGCTCAGGGCGTGCCGGGCTGCGGCGGGGTTGTTTTCCCCCCTTTCGCCCCGCGACGCATGGAGAATGGAGGAGGCGGGAACGACCCGCTTAGCCCTTTTCTGGAGGAGGTGGAAAGGCCccaggcggtggcggtggcggcctcGTTGTCGTCGTTATTCCGAGGCAGGGCTGTTTGGCCCAACCGATTCTTGCTGTGCCTCTACGCGGTGGGCTTTCTG GATTTCTTTGGTGTCAGTATGGTTGTTCCCTTATTAAATCTTCATGTGAAATCTTTAGGAGTGAGTTCAACAATTGCAGGAGTGGTAG gaTCTTTATATGGAATACTCCAactcttttccagcaccttagtG GGATCTTGGAGTGATCTAGTTGGAAGACCCCATTGCCTACTTGTATGCATCCTCTTCAGTGCATTAGGTTATTTTGTGCTTAGCATATCCaccaatgtgtttttatttgccattGCTCGAACCTTTGTGG GTATTTTCAAGCATACACATTCCGTTTCCAAAGTGCTCATTTCTGACATGGTTCCTAAGAAAGAGCGCCTCTTAGTAATTGGATATTTCAATGCTTTTTCGAATTTTGGTTTCATTTTGGGACCAGTTGTTGGAGGCTATCTTACAGAGCTGGAAGGTGGTTTTTACCTGACTGCATTCATCTGTGCTTCCATCTTTGTCTTGAATGCTG TTGTTTTTTGGATGTTGCTACGGTATGGAAAAAAGATGCACAGTCGTGAATGGGCCATTATTAACAAAGCCAGAAGTTATATTTCAGAAGAAGTAAAGCACGGCCTTAATACTGCAACTTCATCTTAcaaagccatgtcatctgctcaTCCTAGGAACTCCTCTTGCATTGAAGTTATGTCTGTGCTGAAGAGGCTTGGCAGTGTTGCAAATTCTAATCTGTGGGATGTTTTTTTGGTACGGCTCCTGATGTCTATTGCGGTTATGCTCTATCATAGCAATTTTGTCTTGGGCCTTGAAGAAAGATTTGGAATGAAGCCCAAACTCACTGGCTACCTAATTAGCTATGGTAGCACACTTGGAGTAGTTGCTGGCTTTCTTCTTGGACCTATCACTAAATATTATAGGCACAATACTTTTGCTATGTTATTACACTCTACTCTTCTTACCTGCCTGTTTATGTTTCTGTATTCTGTATCAGAAAGTCTTTGGACAATCGTTTTGTCTTGTACATTTTTAGCATTTTCAACCACTGTGGGACGTACGTGTATTACAGAACTTGAACTAATGCTGGGTGGGGATCAGGCCAGTGGTATGCTCATTGGTGTTGGTCAATCTGTTTCAGCTGTGGGTCGCAtactttcccctcttctctcagGTGTTGTGCAGGAATACAGTCCACGTGGCCCACCAATTCTTGGAAGCCTGTTGGGGATTTCAGCAGTTCTCATCATGGTCTTTAATAAGTCACGATATTCTGTCAGAAGGACCATGAAATTTAAAA CTTTTGATGCCTGCCGGGCTAATCGAGGTGGTGGCAGGGGCTTGACTGTTCTGTCATCTTCAGCTGATTCTTCATTCACTGTGCCAAATGCTGGCCTTGGCAACAGTGGTTGTCGGAAGCCTCTTGTTGTTCCTTGA
- the MFSD9 gene encoding major facilitator superfamily domain-containing protein 9 isoform X1: protein MISSLQKSTRWPRRLPNLCNPRRRRPKVKLSLFLLLLLRLHWPPRPAPHPRHLPTQRLPFASLPGRPVAGHLPAQGVPGCGGVVFPPFAPRRMENGGGGNDPLSPFLEEVERPQAVAVAASLSSLFRGRAVWPNRFLLCLYAVGFLDFFGVSMVVPLLNLHVKSLGVSSTIAGVVGSLYGILQLFSSTLVGSWSDLVGRPHCLLVCILFSALGYFVLSISTNVFLFAIARTFVGIFKHTHSVSKVLISDMVPKKERLLVIGYFNAFSNFGFILGPVVGGYLTELEGGFYLTAFICASIFVLNAVVFWMLLRYGKKMHSREWAIINKARSYISEEVKHGLNTATSSYKAMSSAHPRNSSCIEVMSVLKRLGSVANSNLWDVFLVRLLMSIAVMLYHSNFVLGLEERFGMKPKLTGYLISYGSTLGVVAGFLLGPITKYYRHNTFAMLLHSTLLTCLFMFLYSVSESLWTIVLSCTFLAFSTTVGRTCITELELMLGGDQASGMLIGVGQSVSAVGRILSPLLSGVVQEYSPRGPPILGSLLGISAVLIMVFNKSRYSVRRTMKFKNIDESAYRWEVERLASWCDWNNLEPNTLKTVEMVVDFRKNPSILPPLTILDNTVSTVETFKFLGSTISQDLKWTANIKNVIKKAQVLQTNY, encoded by the exons ATGATATCCAGCCTCCAGAAGAGCACAAGGTGGCCAAGGAGGCTTCCCAACCTGTGCAACCCAAGACGGCGCCGGCCGAAAGTAAAACTgtcacttttcttgttgctgttgttgcgaCTGCACTGGCCGCCTCGCCCCGCCCCACATCCCCGTCATCTTCCTACGCAGCGGCTGCCTTTCGCTTCTCTCCCCGGTCGCCCGGTTGCCGGACACCTACCTGCTCAGGGCGTGCCGGGCTGCGGCGGGGTTGTTTTCCCCCCTTTCGCCCCGCGACGCATGGAGAATGGAGGAGGCGGGAACGACCCGCTTAGCCCTTTTCTGGAGGAGGTGGAAAGGCCccaggcggtggcggtggcggcctcGTTGTCGTCGTTATTCCGAGGCAGGGCTGTTTGGCCCAACCGATTCTTGCTGTGCCTCTACGCGGTGGGCTTTCTG GATTTCTTTGGTGTCAGTATGGTTGTTCCCTTATTAAATCTTCATGTGAAATCTTTAGGAGTGAGTTCAACAATTGCAGGAGTGGTAG gaTCTTTATATGGAATACTCCAactcttttccagcaccttagtG GGATCTTGGAGTGATCTAGTTGGAAGACCCCATTGCCTACTTGTATGCATCCTCTTCAGTGCATTAGGTTATTTTGTGCTTAGCATATCCaccaatgtgtttttatttgccattGCTCGAACCTTTGTGG GTATTTTCAAGCATACACATTCCGTTTCCAAAGTGCTCATTTCTGACATGGTTCCTAAGAAAGAGCGCCTCTTAGTAATTGGATATTTCAATGCTTTTTCGAATTTTGGTTTCATTTTGGGACCAGTTGTTGGAGGCTATCTTACAGAGCTGGAAGGTGGTTTTTACCTGACTGCATTCATCTGTGCTTCCATCTTTGTCTTGAATGCTG TTGTTTTTTGGATGTTGCTACGGTATGGAAAAAAGATGCACAGTCGTGAATGGGCCATTATTAACAAAGCCAGAAGTTATATTTCAGAAGAAGTAAAGCACGGCCTTAATACTGCAACTTCATCTTAcaaagccatgtcatctgctcaTCCTAGGAACTCCTCTTGCATTGAAGTTATGTCTGTGCTGAAGAGGCTTGGCAGTGTTGCAAATTCTAATCTGTGGGATGTTTTTTTGGTACGGCTCCTGATGTCTATTGCGGTTATGCTCTATCATAGCAATTTTGTCTTGGGCCTTGAAGAAAGATTTGGAATGAAGCCCAAACTCACTGGCTACCTAATTAGCTATGGTAGCACACTTGGAGTAGTTGCTGGCTTTCTTCTTGGACCTATCACTAAATATTATAGGCACAATACTTTTGCTATGTTATTACACTCTACTCTTCTTACCTGCCTGTTTATGTTTCTGTATTCTGTATCAGAAAGTCTTTGGACAATCGTTTTGTCTTGTACATTTTTAGCATTTTCAACCACTGTGGGACGTACGTGTATTACAGAACTTGAACTAATGCTGGGTGGGGATCAGGCCAGTGGTATGCTCATTGGTGTTGGTCAATCTGTTTCAGCTGTGGGTCGCAtactttcccctcttctctcagGTGTTGTGCAGGAATACAGTCCACGTGGCCCACCAATTCTTGGAAGCCTGTTGGGGATTTCAGCAGTTCTCATCATGGTCTTTAATAAGTCACGATATTCTGTCAGAAGGACCATGAAATTTAAAA ACattgatgaatccgcatacagatgggaggttgaacgactagcctcgtggtgcgactggaacaatctggaaccgaacacactcaaaaccgtagaaatggtggtagactttaggaaaaacccttccatacttccacctcttacaatactagacaacacagtatcaacagtagaaactttcaaatttctaggttctaccatatcgcaagatctaaaatggacagctaacatcaaaaacgtcatcaaaaaagcacaagttCTACAgacgaattattga
- the MFSD9 gene encoding major facilitator superfamily domain-containing protein 9 isoform X2: protein MISSLQKSTRWPRRLPNLCNPRRRRPKVKLSLFLLLLLRLHWPPRPAPHPRHLPTQRLPFASLPGRPVAGHLPAQGVPGCGGVVFPPFAPRRMENGGGGNDPLSPFLEEVERPQAVAVAASLSSLFRGRAVWPNRFLLCLYAVGFLDFFGVSMVVPLLNLHVKSLGVSSTIAGVVGSLYGILQLFSSTLVGSWSDLVGRPHCLLVCILFSALGYFVLSISTNVFLFAIARTFVGIFKHTHSVSKVLISDMVPKKERLLVIGYFNAFSNFGFILGPVVGGYLTELEGGFYLTAFICASIFVLNAVVFWMLLRYGKKMHSREWAIINKARSYISEEVKHGLNTATSSYKAMSSAHPRNSSCIEVMSVLKRLGSVANSNLWDVFLVRLLMSIAVMLYHSNFVLGLEERFGMKPKLTGYLISYGSTLGVVAGFLLGPITKYYRHNTFAMLLHSTLLTCLFMFLYSVSESLWTIVLSCTFLAFSTTVGRTCITELELMLGGDQASGMLIGVGQSVSAVGRILSPLLSGVVQEYSPRGPPILGSLLGISAVLIMVFNKSRYSVRRTMKFKSYASGVWAVSIVPAEEACFRPHLPWYSGWWSPEEPSVPSHLPFGASCPLPPE, encoded by the exons ATGATATCCAGCCTCCAGAAGAGCACAAGGTGGCCAAGGAGGCTTCCCAACCTGTGCAACCCAAGACGGCGCCGGCCGAAAGTAAAACTgtcacttttcttgttgctgttgttgcgaCTGCACTGGCCGCCTCGCCCCGCCCCACATCCCCGTCATCTTCCTACGCAGCGGCTGCCTTTCGCTTCTCTCCCCGGTCGCCCGGTTGCCGGACACCTACCTGCTCAGGGCGTGCCGGGCTGCGGCGGGGTTGTTTTCCCCCCTTTCGCCCCGCGACGCATGGAGAATGGAGGAGGCGGGAACGACCCGCTTAGCCCTTTTCTGGAGGAGGTGGAAAGGCCccaggcggtggcggtggcggcctcGTTGTCGTCGTTATTCCGAGGCAGGGCTGTTTGGCCCAACCGATTCTTGCTGTGCCTCTACGCGGTGGGCTTTCTG GATTTCTTTGGTGTCAGTATGGTTGTTCCCTTATTAAATCTTCATGTGAAATCTTTAGGAGTGAGTTCAACAATTGCAGGAGTGGTAG gaTCTTTATATGGAATACTCCAactcttttccagcaccttagtG GGATCTTGGAGTGATCTAGTTGGAAGACCCCATTGCCTACTTGTATGCATCCTCTTCAGTGCATTAGGTTATTTTGTGCTTAGCATATCCaccaatgtgtttttatttgccattGCTCGAACCTTTGTGG GTATTTTCAAGCATACACATTCCGTTTCCAAAGTGCTCATTTCTGACATGGTTCCTAAGAAAGAGCGCCTCTTAGTAATTGGATATTTCAATGCTTTTTCGAATTTTGGTTTCATTTTGGGACCAGTTGTTGGAGGCTATCTTACAGAGCTGGAAGGTGGTTTTTACCTGACTGCATTCATCTGTGCTTCCATCTTTGTCTTGAATGCTG TTGTTTTTTGGATGTTGCTACGGTATGGAAAAAAGATGCACAGTCGTGAATGGGCCATTATTAACAAAGCCAGAAGTTATATTTCAGAAGAAGTAAAGCACGGCCTTAATACTGCAACTTCATCTTAcaaagccatgtcatctgctcaTCCTAGGAACTCCTCTTGCATTGAAGTTATGTCTGTGCTGAAGAGGCTTGGCAGTGTTGCAAATTCTAATCTGTGGGATGTTTTTTTGGTACGGCTCCTGATGTCTATTGCGGTTATGCTCTATCATAGCAATTTTGTCTTGGGCCTTGAAGAAAGATTTGGAATGAAGCCCAAACTCACTGGCTACCTAATTAGCTATGGTAGCACACTTGGAGTAGTTGCTGGCTTTCTTCTTGGACCTATCACTAAATATTATAGGCACAATACTTTTGCTATGTTATTACACTCTACTCTTCTTACCTGCCTGTTTATGTTTCTGTATTCTGTATCAGAAAGTCTTTGGACAATCGTTTTGTCTTGTACATTTTTAGCATTTTCAACCACTGTGGGACGTACGTGTATTACAGAACTTGAACTAATGCTGGGTGGGGATCAGGCCAGTGGTATGCTCATTGGTGTTGGTCAATCTGTTTCAGCTGTGGGTCGCAtactttcccctcttctctcagGTGTTGTGCAGGAATACAGTCCACGTGGCCCACCAATTCTTGGAAGCCTGTTGGGGATTTCAGCAGTTCTCATCATGGTCTTTAATAAGTCACGATATTCTGTCAGAAGGACCATGAAATTTAAAA GTTATGCCAGTGGAGTTTGGGCCGTCTCAATTGTGCCGGCAGAGGAGGCATGCTTCAGGCCCCATTTGCCATGGTATTCTGGCTGGTGGAGTCCAGAAGAGCCTTCAGTACCATCACACCTGCCCTTTGGAGCATCTTGCCCCCTTCCTCCTGAATAA